In a single window of the Dethiosulfovibrio faecalis genome:
- a CDS encoding VRR-NUC domain-containing protein: protein MIPSEHDEQRYFVQWFRRRFPSVRIFAVPNGGARGKATAGRLKAEGVSKGVPDLCIPEWAFWIEMKRRKGGVLSPEQKDWLEYLNESGHKAVVCRGMDEAIQEAEIRAKEVRAWPLSHSSSR from the coding sequence GTGATCCCGTCGGAGCATGACGAACAGCGTTACTTCGTCCAGTGGTTCCGGAGAAGATTTCCGTCGGTACGAATCTTCGCGGTGCCTAACGGAGGAGCGAGAGGGAAGGCCACGGCGGGGAGATTGAAAGCCGAAGGAGTCTCGAAGGGAGTGCCGGATCTATGTATTCCCGAGTGGGCTTTCTGGATAGAGATGAAGCGGAGGAAGGGAGGTGTCCTGAGCCCAGAACAGAAAGACTGGCTCGAATACCTCAACGAATCTGGACATAAAGCCGTCGTCTGTCGAGGAATGGACGAGGCCATTCAAGAGGCCGAGATCCGAGCGAAGGAGGTGCGAGCGTGGCCGTTATCCCATTCCAGCAGCCGGTGA
- a CDS encoding DEAD/DEAH box helicase — translation MLRDYQQRALDLLYEWMRANDGNPCVVMPTGSGKSHVIAGLCLDALQGWPETRILILSHVKELLEQDADKIFNAWPEAPLGVYSAGLGKRDLGRSITVAGIQSVRNKAEQLGHIDMVIVDECHLISHKKEGGYRRLIEDLTQSNPSLRVIGLTATPYRLGHGLITDEPALFSTLIEPVTIEELINQGHLAPLRSKLTHTLLSTAGVATRGGEYVESELQKAVNNETDNGYIVQEVLKWGRDRKSWLFFCTGVDHAIAMRDELRSAGVTAETILGNTPKDERAIILQRFKAGEIRAVTNNSVLTTGFDHPGIDLLAMCRPTKSPSLYIQMAGRGMRVKPQGGDCLVLDFAGVVSSHGPITSVAPPRRKGDGTGEAPVKVCEQCQEFCHLSAKICPACGAPFPEIKTPPVSLHGDDIMGIEPQELQIEDWEWSVHMAKSGIETLKARYYGPLYISKIDEYLTVLHGGYAGHRANRTLQSIAKQAGADISQAWDIEQLAEVMGNATPPRFIRYKKDGKYDRVVERSWSDPVGA, via the coding sequence ATTCTAAGAGATTACCAGCAGAGAGCTCTTGACCTGCTGTACGAATGGATGAGAGCGAACGACGGTAATCCCTGCGTAGTAATGCCTACAGGCTCGGGTAAAAGCCACGTCATAGCCGGTCTTTGCCTCGATGCTTTGCAGGGCTGGCCGGAGACTCGAATCCTCATACTCAGCCACGTCAAAGAACTCCTGGAGCAGGACGCGGACAAGATATTCAACGCCTGGCCGGAGGCTCCACTAGGGGTCTACTCGGCCGGGCTCGGCAAAAGAGACCTGGGGCGATCCATCACCGTTGCAGGGATACAGTCGGTCAGAAACAAGGCGGAGCAGCTTGGACATATCGACATGGTTATCGTCGACGAGTGCCACCTCATCTCCCACAAGAAGGAAGGGGGATACCGCCGCCTCATAGAGGACCTGACCCAGAGCAACCCCAGCCTGCGAGTGATCGGTCTTACGGCGACGCCTTACCGGCTTGGACACGGTCTCATTACCGACGAACCGGCTCTCTTTTCCACACTCATAGAACCTGTAACCATCGAGGAATTGATAAATCAAGGACACCTTGCCCCTCTCAGATCGAAACTGACCCATACGCTCCTCTCGACCGCAGGGGTTGCCACACGAGGCGGCGAATACGTGGAATCGGAGCTGCAAAAAGCGGTGAACAACGAAACGGACAACGGCTACATCGTCCAGGAAGTCCTGAAATGGGGTCGGGATAGGAAGTCATGGCTTTTTTTCTGCACCGGAGTGGATCACGCCATAGCGATGAGAGACGAGTTGAGATCCGCCGGAGTTACCGCAGAAACGATCCTGGGCAACACGCCAAAGGACGAGCGGGCGATCATTTTGCAAAGGTTCAAGGCCGGAGAGATAAGGGCGGTCACCAATAACTCGGTACTGACCACCGGTTTCGACCATCCGGGCATCGATCTTCTGGCCATGTGCCGCCCGACCAAAAGCCCCTCTCTTTATATCCAGATGGCAGGGAGGGGCATGAGGGTAAAACCTCAAGGCGGTGACTGTCTGGTACTGGACTTCGCCGGGGTCGTATCCTCCCATGGACCGATAACGAGCGTCGCACCGCCGAGACGGAAGGGCGATGGAACGGGAGAGGCTCCGGTGAAAGTCTGCGAGCAATGCCAGGAATTCTGCCATCTGTCGGCAAAGATATGCCCAGCTTGCGGGGCTCCGTTTCCGGAGATCAAGACCCCCCCCGTCAGTCTACACGGAGACGACATCATGGGGATAGAACCGCAGGAGCTTCAGATAGAAGACTGGGAATGGTCGGTCCACATGGCCAAGTCGGGAATAGAGACTTTGAAGGCGAGATACTACGGGCCTCTCTATATAAGCAAGATCGACGAATATCTTACCGTCCTACACGGCGGATATGCAGGACATCGGGCCAACAGGACCCTGCAAAGCATAGCAAAGCAGGCGGGGGCGGATATATCCCAGGCCTGGGACATCGAACAATTAGCGGAGGTGATGGGGAATGCCACCCCGCCAAGGTTTATACGCTACAAGAAAGACGGCAAGTACGACCGGGTTGTCGAAAGATCCTGGAGTGATCCCGTCGGAGCATGA
- a CDS encoding DUF669 domain-containing protein, whose product MALLAPETTRAISAVKLEEIDNYDPIPAGTYNAKITKVEVKDTKAGTGKYLNVSLQITGPSYQGRMVFDIINVQNPSQTAVDIGIATMKKIAVAIGETTIQDTDQMIGADVEIKVKVKNDKEFGPKNVVKDYKPVGSSPTGSPTNKPTNRSVANGFSRSASTPPPPSETGNVTPPWVRA is encoded by the coding sequence ATGGCACTCTTAGCCCCTGAAACAACCAGAGCGATATCGGCGGTCAAGCTGGAAGAAATCGACAACTATGACCCGATCCCAGCAGGGACATACAACGCGAAAATCACAAAAGTCGAAGTCAAAGATACCAAGGCTGGTACTGGCAAATATCTCAACGTATCCCTTCAAATAACCGGACCGTCTTATCAAGGCCGGATGGTCTTCGACATCATCAACGTACAGAATCCCAGTCAAACGGCGGTGGACATCGGGATAGCGACCATGAAAAAGATAGCTGTCGCTATCGGAGAAACCACCATCCAGGACACCGATCAGATGATCGGGGCCGATGTGGAGATCAAGGTCAAGGTCAAAAACGACAAGGAATTTGGTCCCAAGAACGTGGTCAAGGACTACAAGCCGGTAGGAAGCTCCCCCACGGGATCTCCGACAAACAAGCCGACGAACAGATCGGTCGCTAACGGCTTCAGTCGCTCCGCTTCGACGCCACCGCCCCCTAGCGAAACCGGCAACGTAACGCCTCCCTGGGTAAGAGCGTAA
- a CDS encoding DUF7173 family protein, which translates to MNWRGDGETLESMAEEIEKIKAYMAEAKQRKDELEQKIWDLSGLSSHFEGTHSMEAGRFAIKVKGKINRRVDGDALQKVAQEAGLFDYLSTLFRWKPDINKREWDKASPEVTNVLAQAIVATPGKPSIEIKEV; encoded by the coding sequence ATGAACTGGAGAGGCGACGGCGAGACTCTGGAATCTATGGCCGAGGAGATAGAGAAGATCAAGGCGTACATGGCAGAGGCCAAACAAAGGAAGGATGAGCTCGAGCAGAAGATATGGGATCTTTCCGGTCTCAGCTCACACTTTGAAGGAACTCATTCCATGGAGGCGGGGCGATTTGCGATCAAGGTGAAGGGCAAGATCAACAGACGAGTGGACGGCGATGCCCTCCAGAAGGTCGCACAGGAAGCGGGATTATTCGACTACCTTTCGACGCTGTTCCGATGGAAACCGGATATCAACAAGAGGGAATGGGATAAGGCAAGCCCCGAGGTAACCAACGTATTGGCTCAGGCGATTGTAGCGACGCCCGGGAAGCCATCTATAGAAATCAAGGAGGTATAA
- a CDS encoding ATP-binding protein — MAISLKSTSSLSANGVKVLVYGAAGAGKTSLIKTLPNPIILSAEGGLLSLQGTEIPYIEISNMGDLGDAYQWVTGSDEAKTFTSVALDSISEIAEVVLSAEKKTAKDPRQAYGAMQDQMTDLIRAFRDISGKHVYFSAKMEKAQDEMGRIMYYPSMPGNKTGQQLPYFFDEVLALRVEKDADGVSQRALMCEPDGLWTAKDRSGRLDPWEVPDLGAIIKKIGGN; from the coding sequence ATGGCGATAAGCCTGAAAAGCACCAGTAGTTTAAGCGCCAACGGAGTAAAAGTTCTGGTCTACGGTGCCGCCGGAGCGGGGAAAACCTCCCTTATCAAGACACTGCCTAACCCGATCATCCTGTCGGCGGAAGGTGGCCTTTTATCTCTTCAGGGGACGGAGATCCCATATATAGAGATCTCCAATATGGGAGACCTGGGTGATGCCTACCAGTGGGTAACAGGTTCGGACGAGGCCAAGACATTTACCTCGGTCGCCCTGGACTCCATATCGGAAATAGCCGAAGTCGTCCTATCGGCAGAGAAAAAAACGGCCAAAGATCCGAGGCAAGCCTACGGGGCCATGCAAGACCAGATGACCGACCTGATTCGGGCCTTTCGGGATATCTCGGGGAAACACGTCTACTTCTCCGCAAAGATGGAGAAGGCCCAGGATGAGATGGGACGCATCATGTATTACCCTTCGATGCCCGGTAACAAGACCGGTCAGCAGCTTCCGTACTTCTTCGACGAAGTCCTCGCCCTACGGGTGGAGAAAGACGCCGATGGAGTATCCCAAAGAGCCCTGATGTGCGAGCCGGACGGACTCTGGACGGCAAAAGACCGATCCGGTCGGTTAGATCCCTGGGAAGTCCCAGATCTTGGGGCAATCATCAAGAAGATCGGAGGCAATTGA